A single window of Coregonus clupeaformis isolate EN_2021a unplaced genomic scaffold, ASM2061545v1 scaf2709, whole genome shotgun sequence DNA harbors:
- the msl1a gene encoding LOW QUALITY PROTEIN: male-specific lethal 1-like 1 (The sequence of the model RefSeq protein was modified relative to this genomic sequence to represent the inferred CDS: deleted 1 base in 1 codon; substituted 1 base at 1 genomic stop codon): protein MTSTVFTSGGYKLDTVGKIDLVKAPAGGTPDSFIGLRREPSEYVIGVPNVLGTIHNSSGQQLQGKAKVVPGQGQVTCRPGSVQNPGLGSGQEENWGKTDLAVLNTIKQPRDDAVGGREVRGAATVAQSSEHSPEGKRGNIRKGPGHSPTQTSCIRQILLLQLELIEQQQQQLQSKSKEIDDLKAEKEMLMARMERMERRLQLGKKDGCDQRPTRTPKPAGKPCGDARGAGAVXGPQQPTPRTLHFGRGGKGHKAFPLPGPQGSQTTCQAKASQSPHKEALLPKEKPLDGEEFSDGSPGTSSATTEELDYLSTTDMYLCRWHVPPPSPTSREPSPKKEEPVAIPSWKENLMEPLGEEEASDIPENLDDNVFLKRHSKHELVEKRRKRWDIQRIREQRMFQRLQQRMNKRKGIQESEPEVFSFYPEAEDVESLMITPHLPVAVFGRPLPKLSRRSFDLPWLDERSRCRVEVPKKQTPHRTCRK from the exons ATGACATCCACTGTTTTCACAAGTGGAGGATATAAGCTGGACACAGTAGGGAAGATTGATTTGGTCAAAGCTCCAGCAGGAGGAACACCCGATTCCTTCATCGGCCTGAGGAGGGAGCCAAGTGAATACGTCATCGGAGTCCCAAACGTACTGGGCACTATCCACAACAGCAGCGGCCAGCAGCTCCAGGGGAAAGCCAAGGTGGTGCCAGGACAGGGACAGGTTACCTGCAGGCCTGGATCTGTACAGAACCCTGGGCTTGGGTCGGGgcaagaggagaactgg GGCAAGACGGACCTTGCAGTGCTCAACACTATCAAACAGCCCCGGGACGATGCAGTGGGTGGGAGGGAGGTCAGAGGGGCTGCTACGGTAGCACAGTCATCAGAACACAGCCCAGAGGGCAAAAGAGGGAATATTAGGAAAGGACCTGGTCACTCCCCTACACAGACCAGCTGCATACGCCAgatcctcctcctccagctggaACTCATTGAACAACAGCAACAGCAGCTCCAGTCCAAGAGCAAGGAGATAGATGACCTCAAAGCTGAGAAGGAAATG CTCATGGCGCGGATGGAGCGCATGGAGCGCCGTCTGCAGCTGGGTAAGAAGGATGGGTGTGACCAGCGCCCCACCCGCACCCCTAAGCCAGCAGGAAAACCCTGCGGCGACGCCAGAGGGGCAGGGGCTGTCTGAGGGCCGCAGCAGCCA ACACCCCGAACGCTGCATTTTGGCAGAGGAGGCAAGGGCCACAAA GCGTTTCCTCTTCCAGGACCCCAGGGCAGCCAAACGACGTGCCAAGCCAAGGCCTCCCAGTCCCCACACAAGGAGGCGCTTCTCCCCAAAGAGAAGCCTCTGGACGGGGAAGAGTTTTCGGATGGGTCTCCTGGGACCAGCTCGGCCACCACTGAGGAACTGGACTACCTGTCAACGACAGACATGTACCTGTGTCGCTGGCATGTGCCTCCCCCGTCACCAACTTCGCGAGAGCCCTCGCCCAAGAAGGAGGAGCCTGTGGCCA TTCCCTCATGGAAGGAAAACCTTATGGAGCccctgggagaggaggaggcatCTGATATCCCTGAG AATCTGGATGACAATGTCTTCCTGAAGCGCCACTCGAAGCATGAACTGGTTGAGAAGAGAAGGAAGAG ATGGGACATCCAGCGGATCCGTGAGCAGCGGATGTTCCAGCGACTGCAGCAGCGCATGAACAAGAGGAAGGGTATCCAAGAGAGTGAGCCAGAAGTGTTCTCCTTCTACCCAGAAGCTGAGGATG tggAGTCCCTCATGATCACCCCCCACCTTCCAGTGGCGGTGTTTGGCCGACCTCTGCCAAAGCTGTCAAGACG GAGCTTTGACCTGCCCTGGCTGGACGAGCGGAGCCGCTGTCGAGTAGAGGTTCCCAAAAAGCAAACTCCCCACCGGACCTGCCGAAAATAA